A window from Primulina eburnea isolate SZY01 chromosome 2, ASM2296580v1, whole genome shotgun sequence encodes these proteins:
- the LOC140823244 gene encoding ADP,ATP carrier protein, mitochondrial-like, with protein sequence MRAKRQVIEGVKPYAHTAHSDWFFSAPFHFFFAPSRGEHSSDILKMSDQHQLPTIAHKVANQLHISPSLSQDVQTRYGGFQRPAMYQRQFAYGNYTNAGLQYPMTCQVSQNLSLISANASPVFLQAPAEKGLTHFAIDFLMGGVSAAVSKTAAAPIERVKLLIQNQDEMIKSGRLSEPYKGIGDCFKRTMQDEGFGSLWRGNTANVIRYFPTQALNFAFKDYFKRLFNFKKDRDGYWKWFAGNLASGGAAGASSLLFVYSLDYARTRLANDSKAAKKGGERQFNGLIDVYRKTLKSDGIAGLYRGFNISCVGIIVYRGLYFGMYDSLKPVLLTGSMQDSFFASFALGWLITNGAGLASYPIDTVRRRMMMTSGEAVKYKSSLDAFSQILKNEGTKSLFKGAGANILRAVAGAGVLAGYDKLQMIVFGKKYGSGGG encoded by the exons ATGCGTGCAAAAAGGCAAGTAATTGAAGGAGTTAAACCATATGCACACACTGCCCACTCCGATTGGTTCTTCTCTGCACCATTCCATTTCTTCTTCGCCCCAAGCCGAGGCGAGCACAGCTCTG ATATTCTTAAAATGTCTGATCAGCACCAGCTCCCAACTATCGCACATAAGGTGGCTAATCAGCTGCATATAAGTCCCAGTTTATCCCAGGATGTCCAAACACGATATGGGGGTTTCCAGCGACCTGCCATGTATCAGAGACAATTTGCATATGGCAATTATACAAATGCAGGATTACAGTATCCGATGACTTGTCAAGTCTCTCAGAATCTGTCATTGATTTCTGCGAATGCTTCACCAGTGTTTTTACAGGCTCCAGCCGAGAAAGGCCTCACACACTTTGCCATCGACTTTCTTATGGGCGGAGTCTCGGCTGCAGTGTCAAAAACAGCTGCTGCCCCTATTGAACGGGTAAAacttttgattcaaaatcaagaTGAAATGATCAAGTCTGGTAGACTCTCGGAACCATACAAGGGAATTGGAGACTGTTTCAAGAGAACCATGCAGGACGAAGGATTTGGATCATTATGGAGAGGGAACACTGCTAACGTTATCCGTTACTTCCCCACCCAG GCCTTAAACTTTGCATTCAAGGACTACTTCAAGAGACTCTTTAACTTCAAGAAAGACCGTGATGGCTATTGGAAATGGTTTGCTGGCAACCTTGCTTCTGGTGGTGCAGCTGGCGCATCCTCATTGCTATTTGTCTACTCTTTGGATTATGCCCGTACTCGTCTTGCCAATGATTCCAAGGCTGCAAAGAAGGGAGGTGAGAGGCAATTCAATGGTTTGATTGATGTGTACCGAAAGACCCTGAAATCTGATGGTATTGCTGGTCTTTACCGTGGATTCAACATCTCATGTGTTGGTATTATTGTGTATCGTGGTTTATACTTTGGAATGTACGACTCTTTGAAGCCTGTGCTCTTGACGGGGTCGATGCAG GACAGTTTCTTCGCTAGCTTTGCTCTTGGTTGGCTCATCACAAATGGTGCTGGTCTTGCTTCCTATCCAATCGACACTGTCCGTAGAAGAATGATGATGACATCTGGTGAAGCCGTGAAGTACAAGAGCTCTCTGGATGCTTTCTCTCAAATCCTTAAGAATGAAGGTACCAAATCTTTGTTCAAGGGTGCCGGTGCAAACATTCTTCGTGCAGTTGCTGGTGCCGGTGTGCTTGCAGGTTACGACAAACTTCAGATGATTGTCTTCGGTAAGAAATACGGCTCTGGAGGTGGTTAA
- the LOC140823246 gene encoding zinc transporter ZTP29-like isoform X4, whose amino-acid sequence MLSISFFYLVHNAIDSIGFLKGNLWFFAGATFFAFVASFIPELPPISDGKKDDGDEGSKSKDIIKKHRRQVLFSGIITALGISLHNFPEGMAVFLGSIKGFRVGLNLALAIALHHIPEGIAVALPVYFATQSKWRAFKLATLSGLAEPLGVLVVAYLFPVSLSPEILEGLLGSVGGVMASLTLHEMLPLAFDHAGQKKTVKAVFFGMAFMSTSLYFLETSLPDQMSL is encoded by the exons ATGTTGAGCATATCCTTCTTTTATCTGGTTCATAATGCCATCGACTCCATTGGTTTTTTGAAAGGGAATCTCTGG TTCTTTGCAGGTGCAACATTCTTTGCATTTGTGGCTAGTTTCATCCCAGAACTTCCACCCATTTCAGATGGTAAAAAG GATGATGGGGATGAAGGGAGCAAGAGCAAAGATATCATCAAAAAGCATCGACGCCAAGTTCTATTTAGTGGAATCATCACAGCCTTAG GGATAAGCTTGCATAATTTCCCGGAGGGAATGGCAGTGTTCCTTGGATCCATTAAG GGCTTTCGCGTCGGCCTCAACTTGGCGCTGGCTATTGCTTTGCACCATATACCAGAG GGGATTGCTGTTGCACTGCCTGTTTATTTCGCCACACAAAG TAAATGGCGGGCATTCAAGTTGGCCACCCTTTCCGGTCTAGCCGAGCCCCTCGGCGTTCTTGTTGTAG CGTACCTATTCCCCGTCAGTTTGAGTCCGGAAATACTGGAGGGCCTTCTCGGATCCG TTGGTGGAGTGATGGCTTCTTTGACGTTGCATGAAATGCTCCCGTTGGCGTTTGATCACGCGGGGCAAAAGAAAACTGTTAAAGCTGTGTTCTTTGGAATGGCGTTCATGTCTACTAG CCTCTACTTTCTTGAGACAAGCTTACCAGATCAAATGAGCTTGTGA
- the LOC140823246 gene encoding zinc transporter ZTP29-like isoform X2, which produces MIFKAKMHDISALFVVIHQAPNLKMLGLLQGFAAGLMLSISFFYLVHNAIDSIGFLKGNLWFFAGATFFAFVASFIPELPPISDGKKDDGDEGSKSKDIIKKHRRQVLFSGIITALGISLHNFPEGMAVFLGSIKGFRVGLNLALAIALHHIPEGIAVALPVYFATQSKWRAFKLATLSGLAEPLGVLVVAYLFPVSLSPEILEGLLGSVGGVMASLTLHEMLPLAFDHAGQKKTVKAVFFGMAFMSTSLYFLETSLPDQMSL; this is translated from the exons ATGATTTTCAAGGCCAAGATGCATGATATAA GCGCGCTCTTTGTTGTCATCCATCAGGCCCCAAATCTTAAAATGCTCGGCCTTCTACAG GGTTTTGCGGCAGGTCTTATGTTGAGCATATCCTTCTTTTATCTGGTTCATAATGCCATCGACTCCATTGGTTTTTTGAAAGGGAATCTCTGG TTCTTTGCAGGTGCAACATTCTTTGCATTTGTGGCTAGTTTCATCCCAGAACTTCCACCCATTTCAGATGGTAAAAAG GATGATGGGGATGAAGGGAGCAAGAGCAAAGATATCATCAAAAAGCATCGACGCCAAGTTCTATTTAGTGGAATCATCACAGCCTTAG GGATAAGCTTGCATAATTTCCCGGAGGGAATGGCAGTGTTCCTTGGATCCATTAAG GGCTTTCGCGTCGGCCTCAACTTGGCGCTGGCTATTGCTTTGCACCATATACCAGAG GGGATTGCTGTTGCACTGCCTGTTTATTTCGCCACACAAAG TAAATGGCGGGCATTCAAGTTGGCCACCCTTTCCGGTCTAGCCGAGCCCCTCGGCGTTCTTGTTGTAG CGTACCTATTCCCCGTCAGTTTGAGTCCGGAAATACTGGAGGGCCTTCTCGGATCCG TTGGTGGAGTGATGGCTTCTTTGACGTTGCATGAAATGCTCCCGTTGGCGTTTGATCACGCGGGGCAAAAGAAAACTGTTAAAGCTGTGTTCTTTGGAATGGCGTTCATGTCTACTAG CCTCTACTTTCTTGAGACAAGCTTACCAGATCAAATGAGCTTGTGA
- the LOC140823246 gene encoding zinc transporter ZTP29-like isoform X3 gives MLGLLQGFAAGLMLSISFFYLVHNAIDSIGFLKGNLWFFAGATFFAFVASFIPELPPISDGKKDDGDEGSKSKDIIKKHRRQVLFSGIITALGISLHNFPEGMAVFLGSIKGFRVGLNLALAIALHHIPEGIAVALPVYFATQSKWRAFKLATLSGLAEPLGVLVVAYLFPVSLSPEILEGLLGSVGGVMASLTLHEMLPLAFDHAGQKKTVKAVFFGMAFMSTSLYFLETSLPDQMSL, from the exons ATGCTCGGCCTTCTACAG GGTTTTGCGGCAGGTCTTATGTTGAGCATATCCTTCTTTTATCTGGTTCATAATGCCATCGACTCCATTGGTTTTTTGAAAGGGAATCTCTGG TTCTTTGCAGGTGCAACATTCTTTGCATTTGTGGCTAGTTTCATCCCAGAACTTCCACCCATTTCAGATGGTAAAAAG GATGATGGGGATGAAGGGAGCAAGAGCAAAGATATCATCAAAAAGCATCGACGCCAAGTTCTATTTAGTGGAATCATCACAGCCTTAG GGATAAGCTTGCATAATTTCCCGGAGGGAATGGCAGTGTTCCTTGGATCCATTAAG GGCTTTCGCGTCGGCCTCAACTTGGCGCTGGCTATTGCTTTGCACCATATACCAGAG GGGATTGCTGTTGCACTGCCTGTTTATTTCGCCACACAAAG TAAATGGCGGGCATTCAAGTTGGCCACCCTTTCCGGTCTAGCCGAGCCCCTCGGCGTTCTTGTTGTAG CGTACCTATTCCCCGTCAGTTTGAGTCCGGAAATACTGGAGGGCCTTCTCGGATCCG TTGGTGGAGTGATGGCTTCTTTGACGTTGCATGAAATGCTCCCGTTGGCGTTTGATCACGCGGGGCAAAAGAAAACTGTTAAAGCTGTGTTCTTTGGAATGGCGTTCATGTCTACTAG CCTCTACTTTCTTGAGACAAGCTTACCAGATCAAATGAGCTTGTGA
- the LOC140823246 gene encoding zinc transporter ZTP29-like isoform X1 — protein sequence MSFMESQVLVALALALLGGLSNSIGALFVVIHQAPNLKMLGLLQGFAAGLMLSISFFYLVHNAIDSIGFLKGNLWFFAGATFFAFVASFIPELPPISDGKKDDGDEGSKSKDIIKKHRRQVLFSGIITALGISLHNFPEGMAVFLGSIKGFRVGLNLALAIALHHIPEGIAVALPVYFATQSKWRAFKLATLSGLAEPLGVLVVAYLFPVSLSPEILEGLLGSVGGVMASLTLHEMLPLAFDHAGQKKTVKAVFFGMAFMSTSLYFLETSLPDQMSL from the exons ATGAGTTTCATGGAATCTCAAGTTTTAGTTGCTCTTGCACTTGCACTTTTGGGTGGTTTGAGCAACTCCATTG GCGCGCTCTTTGTTGTCATCCATCAGGCCCCAAATCTTAAAATGCTCGGCCTTCTACAG GGTTTTGCGGCAGGTCTTATGTTGAGCATATCCTTCTTTTATCTGGTTCATAATGCCATCGACTCCATTGGTTTTTTGAAAGGGAATCTCTGG TTCTTTGCAGGTGCAACATTCTTTGCATTTGTGGCTAGTTTCATCCCAGAACTTCCACCCATTTCAGATGGTAAAAAG GATGATGGGGATGAAGGGAGCAAGAGCAAAGATATCATCAAAAAGCATCGACGCCAAGTTCTATTTAGTGGAATCATCACAGCCTTAG GGATAAGCTTGCATAATTTCCCGGAGGGAATGGCAGTGTTCCTTGGATCCATTAAG GGCTTTCGCGTCGGCCTCAACTTGGCGCTGGCTATTGCTTTGCACCATATACCAGAG GGGATTGCTGTTGCACTGCCTGTTTATTTCGCCACACAAAG TAAATGGCGGGCATTCAAGTTGGCCACCCTTTCCGGTCTAGCCGAGCCCCTCGGCGTTCTTGTTGTAG CGTACCTATTCCCCGTCAGTTTGAGTCCGGAAATACTGGAGGGCCTTCTCGGATCCG TTGGTGGAGTGATGGCTTCTTTGACGTTGCATGAAATGCTCCCGTTGGCGTTTGATCACGCGGGGCAAAAGAAAACTGTTAAAGCTGTGTTCTTTGGAATGGCGTTCATGTCTACTAG CCTCTACTTTCTTGAGACAAGCTTACCAGATCAAATGAGCTTGTGA
- the LOC140824333 gene encoding protein FAR1-RELATED SEQUENCE 5-like, translating into MGFFNLCGRFKNVGVEPFFIELDQLGITFPLKIFTLKYCLVFYITMEDDNPIEELGGEYIEGIELDHISQQQCGVPEFPTAENVEVPTEISVVDILENKLAVGSIVNSVEEAYLLYCQYAHAKGFSVRKGDQRCFPKTNELQSKEFNCSCEGKKDEKCSSKRILVYQKLITRTKCKARLKITREKEGVWQVSRFLVEHNHEMFALDQTHLLRSARNLSHAKKSTLEAMVNAGISVSNAVSFMENEACGPQNVGFIRKDAYDHMSRLKKHTKVENGDATALIQYFIQKANKENYFYWNVQLDDDDRVMNFFFRDYKCAVDYEYFGDVLSIDTTYRSNKYNLICAPFIGINHHMQNVLFGLAFMSDETEASFEWLFTTFLDAMYGKQPESIFSDQCQAMMNAIETVFPHSHHRLCQWHINQNAPSHFGNLNGDSNFKKLWYKCMNYCDSEDEFDATWTYMIDTYNLCGHKWLNGMYKIRKKWATAFSNGRFSAGLLATSRSEVTNMVLKKAGNKMCSLYEFVMNYTKILNKWREKEKFEDTRCRHGKPAQILKNHPLLIHAANVYTISIYKLFEIELVNSLNCKSVQPPSCFGNDWNLLEFKVKSHDENSRVRQVVFNKQNHEIKCSCSKFETMGILCKHVLMVFNSFDVTVLPNCYILKRWMKNIKTIVNNEFKESGGGGGGGGYKSEMMFVNQIMRSMYDLTQLSKSHEDARKSLYKLVDTATGEISNLLQNLSVDDETPCDDIPSDGNIDEVFIRNPLTAKAKGVTNANITRHWDNKSKKGNRKGKEKAEIPRRKDIDGRWGIGVHNVLLVSHIGKVKVESLLEWATVGINFSMVMQFH; encoded by the exons ATGGGTTTTTTCAATTTATGTGGAAGGTTCAAGAACGTTGGCGTCGAGCCATTTTTTATTGAGTTGGATCAATTAGGTATTACTTTTCCCTTAAAGATTTTTACTCTGAAGTACTGTTTG GTTTTCTACATTACAATGGAAGATGACAATCCAATTGAAGAGTTGGGGGGAGAATATATTGAAGGAATAGAACTGGATCACATTTCACAACAGCAATGTGGAGTTCCTGAGTTTCCAACGGCAGAAAACGTCGAGGTACCAACTGAAATCTCTGTTGTCGATATTTTGGAGAACAAACTAGCAGTGGGTTCAATTGTGAATAGTGTTGAAGAGGCATATTTGTTGTATTGTCAATACGCGCATGCCAAGGGATTTAGTGTTAGAAAGGGTGATCAACGTTGTTTTCCCAAAACTAATGAACTTCAATCGAAGGAATTTAATTGCTCATGTGAAGGTAAGAAAGATGAAAAATGTTCTAGTAAAAGAATTCTAGTTTATCAAAAGTTGATCACTAGAACTAAATGTAAAGCAAGATTGAAAATTACAAGGGAAAAAGAGGGTGTTTGGCAGGTGAGTAGATTTTTGGTGGAGCATAATCATGAGATGTTTGCACTTGATCAAACTCACCTGTTAAGATCGGCACGCAATTTATCACATGCAAAAAAATCCACTCTAGAAGCTATGGTGAATGCTGGAATATCTGTCTCTAATGCAGTTTCTTTTATGGAGAATGAAGCATGTGGGCCACAAAATGTAGGTTTTATTAGAAAAGATGCATATGACCATATGAGTCGGCTAAAAAAGCATACGAAAGTTGAGAATGGAGATGCAACTGCACTTATCCAATATTTTATTCAGAAGGCGAACAAAGAGAATTACTTTTACTGGAATGTGCAATTGGATGATGACGATAGAGTGATGAATTTTTTCTTTAGGGACTACAAATGTGCAGTGGATTATGAATATTTCGGTGATGTGCTGTCGATTGACACAACATATAGATCAAACAAATACAATTTGATTTGTGCTCCATTTATTGGTATAAACCACCATATGCAAAATGTGTTGTTTGGTTTGGCTTTTATGTCCGATGAGACCGAAGCTTCTTTTGAGTGGTTGTTTACAACATTTCTTGATGCTATGTACGGAAAACAACCTGAATCTATATTTTCAGACCAATGCCAGGCCATGATGAATGCAATTGAAACGGTTTTTCCACATTCCCATCATCGTTTATGTCAGTGGCATATAAATCAAAATGCGCCTTCACATTTTGGGAATTTAAATGgcgattcaaatttcaaaaaattgtggtataaatgcatgaattactGCGACTCTGAAGATGAATTTGATGCCACGTGGACATATATGATCGATACATATAATTTGTGTGGTCATAAATGGTTGAATGGGATGTACAAAATCAGGAAAAAATGGGCTACTGCTTTCAGCAATGGCAGATTTAGTGCAGGACTTTTGGCTACCTCAAGGAGTGAGGTCACAAATATGGTTTTGAAGAAAGCAGGTAATAAAATGTGTTCTTTGTATGAATTCGTGATGAATTATACAAAAATTCTAAATAAATGGCGAGAGAAGGAGAAGTTTGAAGATACCCGTTGTCGTCATGGTAAGCCTGCGcagattttaaaaaatcatccgTTGTTGATTCATGCTGCAAATGTCTACACTATTTCCATTTACAAGTTATTCGAAATCGAATTGGTTAACTCTTTGAATTGCAAATCTGTTCAACCACCATCTTGTTTTGGTAATGATTGGAATTTGCTTGAGTTCAAGGTAAAATCTCACGATGAAAACTCAAGGGTCAGACAAGTGGTGTTCAATAAGCAGAATCATGAAATAAAGTGTAGTTGTTCTAAGTTTGAGACAATGGGGATTTTGTGTAAGCATGTTTTGATGGTGTTTAACTCTTTTGACGTCACTGTTCTACCCAACTGTTACATTTTGAAGAGATGGATGAAGAATATAAAAACTATAGTTAACAATGAATTCAAAGaaagtggtggtggtggtggtggtggtggttaTAAATCTGAGATGATGTTTGTGAACCAAATAATGAGATCAATGTACGATCTAACTCAATTGAGCAAATCTCATGAGGATGCGAGAAAAAGTTTGTATAAGTTGGTTGATACAGCAACAGGTGAAATATCCAACCTTCTCCAGAATTTGAGTGTAGATGACGAGACGCCGTGTGATGATATTCCAAGTGACGGTAACATCGATGAAGTATTCATACGTAACCCACTCACCGCTAAAGCAAAAGGAGTTacaaatgcaaatattacacgaCATTGGGATAATAAGAGCAAAAAAGGAAAtcgaaaaggaaaagaaaaagctGAAATTCCAA GAAG GAAG GATATTGATGGGAGATGGGGTATAGGTGTCCATAATGTGTTACTTGTTTCACATATAGGTAAGGTTAAGGTTGAAAGTCTTCTGGAGTGGGCGACTGTGGGCATCAACTTTTCAATGGTTATGCAGTTTCACTAA